In Cryptococcus gattii WM276 chromosome A, complete sequence, one genomic interval encodes:
- a CDS encoding uncharacterized protein (Similar to TIGR gene model, INSD accession AAW41959.1), with translation MNSFSCLLPPLRESKMALFQPSSYPPPSASPFGRLNLPHHTSSHHQHNDSSGSSYHPNNSPPVSEGWLPKLPVSQSRAYVSPDPSPRDEDAFLPHWGPHHPNVNQHAQSHSQSHQPRLPVPVLAAYSTPPSMLKMQFPHHHELLASSDMTTGSGSVGDGGRHTGMGEGDMTPEMDPFYNPTMPPPEQSSKKKKKAEGKQPTFLTKLYSVLSQPEYSHIIRWDEAGESVIIENPEELADKILPVVYRQSRFASFSRQLNIYGFNRKLSLRNVEKGICDPDASSWSHPFLRRDSTKEQILSFKRRVPPRPSQARKRLMSMGLGVGINASYAGASNGNDQVSPTSSEQSLDWQSPPDPYQHHLLSDVDEESPFVFPTRHYFSLAGYGSVGYEGWKQNGAASGSVQCLASQGEEGFSPTTVHFDYGTPPDRDGLNGFMASSQVRYGGSPKGLAINNPLSSHPFNHHTQQQVKPSLPLPCQPLPFSLLGQKLSTNLIPQSAPANTGSFPIPIRVTQHHVRTRSVQGEPPSAMLFSPFDGEMGEVPEPAGFSQNLNGTKSHGHQRGTMDPPVIPATPTYDPSDPSTWARRGFIDFNAAGVSNPLPFNPMSTYARLATSPHSLPTDMSTLHQQQTASPSELMGQSISSALSDDSPKMVPPGTYQSGFLLPVCQSPYLQERISSLNPPARTRSNPTPNLNSNAGFEKSPRMNNGHIVRPSPITQREHSWTGMNGNWLRTIGSLSRSNEENSSAVGESDVDGGERKQSEDFSP, from the exons ATGAACTCTTTTTCCTGCCTTCTTCCGCCTCTTCGTGAGTCGAAGATGGCTCTTTTTCAACCATCGTCCTACCCACCACCATCTGCATCTCCCTTTGGTAGACTCAACCTCCCACACCATACCTCATCACATCATCAACACAACGACAGCAGCGGCAGTTCTTACCACCCAAATAACAGCCCACCTGTATCCGAAGGCTGGCTTCCCAAATTACCTGTCTCCCAATCTAGAGCTTATGTTTCGCCTGATCCGTCTCCTAGGGACGAGGATGCCTTCCTACCACATTGGGGACCTCATCATCCAAACGTCAACCAACATGCGCAATCACATTCACAATCACATCAACCAAGACTGCCTGTTCCTGTCCTGGCAGCTTACTCAACTCCCCCTTCCATGCTCAAAATGCAGTTCCCGCACCATCATGAATTATTAGCGTCTTCAGACATGACTACAGGGAGCGGTAGCGTCGGAGATGGAGGGCGGCATACCGGTATGGGAGAAGGTGATATGACGCCTGAGATGGACCCGTTTTACAATCCTACGATGCCTCCGCCTGAGCAATCATcgaaaaaaaagaagaaggccgAGGGGAAGCAACCAACTTTCCTGACAAAGCTTTATTC GGTATT ATCTCAACCCGAATATAGCCAT ATCATCCGATGGGACGAAGCTGGTGAATCAGTAATTATTGAGAATCCCGAAGAGCTCGCAGACAAGATCTTACCTGTGGTATATCGACAAAGCAGGTTCGCAAGCTTTTCACGGCAGCTGAAC ATTTACGGGTTCAACAGAAAGCTTAGCTTGAGGAATGTTGAGAAAGGCATTTGCGATCCCGATGCTAGCAGCTGGT CTCACCCCTTCCTTCGGCGAGACTCTACCAAAGAACAGATTCTCTCTTTCAAACGTCGCGTTCCTCCTCGCCCCTCTCAAGCCCGAAAACGCCTCATGTCAATGGGTCTTGGCGTTGGCATCAACGCATCTTACGCTGGCGCCTCCAATGGCAATGATCAAGTCTCACCCACATCATCCGAACAGTCGCTTGACTGGCAATCACCTCCCGACCCTTATCAGCATCATCTGCTATCTGATGTCGATGAGGAATCACCGTTTGTGTTTCCGACTAGGCATTACTTTAGTCTGGCCGGCTATGGGTCAGTAGGGTACGAAGGATGGAAACAGAATGGCGCAGCCTCAGGGAGCGTACAATGCTTAGCAAGCcaaggggaagagggatTTTCACCTACGACAGTTCATTTTGATTATGGGACGCCACCTGATAGGGATGGATTGAATGGATTTATGGCGTCGAGTCAAGTCCGATATGGAGGAAGTCCGAAGGGACTTGCGATCAATAATCCCCTCTCATCTCACCCCTTTAACCATCACACTCAACAGCAAGTCAAACCATCTCTCCCACTTCCATGTCAACCGCTACCTTTCTCTCTACTCGGCCAGAAATTATCAACGAACCTTATTCCACAGAGCGCGCCGGCCAATACAGGTTCGTTTCCCATTCCTATACGGGTGACACAGCATCATGTCCGCACTCGGAGCGTACAGGGTGAACCTCCAAGTGCTATGTTGTTCTCCCCATTTGATGGAGAGATGGGAGAAGTCCCTGAGCCTGCTGGTTTTTCTCAAAATCTCAATGGTACAAAGAGTCACGGACATCAACGGGGAACTATGGACCCACCTGTTATCCCCGCAACACCGACTTATGATCCTTCTGATCCATCTACCTGGGCTCGACGCGGGTTTATAGACTTCAATGCTGCAGGCGTTTCTAATCCGCTCCCATTCAACCCCATGTCAACTTATGCAAGGCTGGCAACCTCGCCCCATTCTTTACCTACTGATATGAGTACCTTGCACCAACAGCAGACTGCGTCACCCTCGGAATTGATGGGTCAGTCAATCAGCTCTGCATTGAGCGATGATTCGCCAAAAATGGTGCCACCAGGGACATATCAGTCGGGATTTTTACTGCCTGTCTGTCAATCGCCTTATTTGCAGGAACGCATTTCGTCTCTTAACCCACCTGCAAGGACTCGTTCCAACCCGACTCCGAACCTGAACTCCAACGCTGGTTTCGAAAAATCCCCTCGCATGAATAACGGACACATAGTCCGTCCTTCCCCTATCACCCAGAGGGAGCAT TCTTGGACAGGGATGAATGGAAATTGGTTGCGGACGATAGGGAGTTTGAGTCGGAGTAATGAAGAGAACAGTTCGGCTGTTGGTGAGAGTGATGTTGACGGTGGCGAGAGGAAGCAGAGTGAGGATTTCTCTCCTTGA
- a CDS encoding Hypothetical Protein (Similar to TIGR gene model, INSD accession AAW41958.1) translates to MPRLPPLPPTPKFATYFPARLLPLSPNPVLIRKAPGRVLLANPSLGDDFVRALGIREGEVIVEGYAGVGGLTRSLVTGGDAVREGKEWEEEKRLESIRPGEKGKGTELPAWMEDLPAMSNYKSRPPAPRIPKLVVSTEGSLGLIQKGLDYNENPHEASLNDFKGRHPDSSIANYIAKETPIVPSPHKDNLLLSHSTVYLWQAVPSILEHPTVNAALPVYDPSASPGSQKKRPWSAPPPPITIVSQMPNSSLGEQLVSQWVGSAAGEEHKRSWIWEYGRVRIALLCGKSLYDRLMAQPGDKINCKLSIFASAFFHITPLPPYHHVNNIDKHSKQVTESAKAPKPPKVKKSTVPAKGMPDPDILPEDILLPPPGTKTKTYHSDFYPGSYASGESLDRPLLLGVLLTPRLHSPIPAAQKDAWDYVIRRLFVRDTMTLEDSISNLAVGAESLLPAIEAEEGRGVPVSRKRVIRYLDLEEWARVVNVFDNWAFRPENLILDTMIGEDAIRSIGND, encoded by the exons atgcCCCGCTTGCCACCGCTTCCACCGACACCTAAATTCGCAACGTACTTCCCCGCCCGTCTGCTCCCCCTTTCTCCCAACCCTGTCCTCATCCGCAAAGCCCCCGGCCGAGTCCTTCTCGCCAACCCTTCTCTCGGAGATGATTTCGTTCGTGCGCTTGGTATCAGAGAGGGAGAAGTAATCGTAGAAGGGTATGCGGGTGTGGGTGGATTGACAAGAAGTCTTGTGACAGGCGGCGATGCGGTaagagaagggaaggagtgggaggaggagaagaggcTGGAGAGTATACGGCCTGGtgagaaggggaaggggacAGAACTTCCAGCGTGGATGGAAGATCTTCCGGCGATGAGCAACTATAAATCCCGTCCACCAGCGCCTCGTATACCGAAACTCGTCGTGTCCACCGAAGGTTCTTTAGGATTGATCCAAAAGGGACTGGATTACAATGAAAACCCCCACGAAGCGTCACTGAATGATTTCAAAGGTCGACATCCAGATTCAAGTATAGCCAACTACATCGCCAAAGAAACCCCTATCGTCCCTTCGCCGCATAAAGACAACTTGCTACTATCTCACTCTACAGTTTATCTTTGGCAGGCGGTTCCTTCAATTCTTGAACACCCCACTGTGAACGCGGCATTACCAGTGTACGACCCTTCCGCTTCTCCTGGATCACAAAAGAAGCGACCATGGAGTGCACCACCTCCGCCTATAACGATCGTCTCTCAGATGCCGAATAGTTCGCTGGGTGAGCAGCTTGTGAGTCAGTGGGTTGGCAGTGCGGCGGGTGAAGAGCACAAGAGGAGCTGGATATGGGAGTATGGGAGGGTTAGGATAGCTTTGCTCTGTGGCAAGTCGCTGTATGAT AGGTTGATGGCGCAACCGGGTGACAAAATTAACTGTAAATTATCCATCTTTGCCAGTGCCTTCTTCCACATCACTCCTCTCCCACCTTACCACCACGTCAATAATATCGATAAGCATTCTAAGCAAGTGACTGAATCAGCCAAAGCGCCCAAGCCACCCAAAGTCAAAAAGTCTACCGTACCAGCCAAAGGCATGCCTGACCCGGATATCCTACCGGAGGACATCTTGCTGCCTCCTCCCGGAACTAAGACCAAGACTTACCACAGCGATTTCTACCCTGGTTCTTACGCTTCAGGCGAATCCCTCGACCGTCCATTATTGCTCGGTGTCCTTCTCACTCCTAGACTCCATTCACCCATCCCTGCCGCGCAAAAGGACGCATGGGATTACGTCATCCGCCGTTTGTTCGTCAGAGATACAATGACTTTGGAAGACAGCATCAGTAACCTTGCCGTCGGTGCGGAATCTTTGTTACCGGCCATAGAGgcagaggaaggaagaggagtaCCTGTGAGTAGGAAGAGGGTGATTAGATATCTTGATTTGGAGGAGTGGGCGAGAGTGGTGAATGTGTTTGATAATTGGGCCTTCAGGCCAGAA AACCTCATCTTAGATACAATGATAGGCGAGGATGCTATTCGTTCTATCGGAAACGACTAG